GCACGTGAGGATACGTTTTGCGGTTGCATTTCATCACAAAGTGTTTTCATTGTCTATCAATCGCCTAACGTTATAACCCGGCCAAACTACTCACTGCTATAATAATTTGACTTCTATTTCCCTCTGATTTTATAATGTAGTTAAAGCCATTAGAAACGAAAGAGAAATTCAAAGTAAACGTCGTACAgtacttgttttgcttgtttatttGGTACTTTAGAGGCATTACTTTAGCTGGTACTTTTGTAGGTGATTATGAAAGCCTcaaatgatttttaaaaaaatgtatgcgATTATATTTAAATTGTCCATACGTTTGGTTTATAGTCTTGCGTGAGAAGAGTAACGCAGcccttattttaaaaaaatgggcCAATATACTGAATATAttgtttggctttttccgTGATTCCGCGAGAGATTTGCAATGAAATGCTCAATACCATATCTATTTAATTATCTCAACTCCAAAACAAGgcattttttattgtaatattGACAGGATCGAACAGGGAAAATATTTGCATTATAAAAGTTTGTTCTAACAAGTACTACAAGGCGTAAACACTTCAAGGGTACTTTTGTTATTCAAATCACATCAATCTAAGAATTTCCGATGCCTGAGAGGCGTGACATTTCTGATAACATCGTTGATAGGAGAGTTCAGCGAGTCATCACGTACTGAGTCTTGATAGGTAGAGATACACaacgaaggtccactttcggttcccaatggatttgctgtttgtagacaaaactataaagcataagctagatcactctagtagcgtagccaaatccgacaataaacgtcccgtggtaatactgcaaaggcataaaaaaatcccattTTGTCCTTTCGGGGATGGTCAGATTGTTATCAGAGAACTTATtcttccccacccccccccccccccccctcccggaaaaattaggtccacttttaggatttcgcacccctcccccccaaaagaaaaatcctgggtacgggggCCTGGTATGCGAATGTCCGGAGTTCGAAATAAATTgtgctgtttttttatttattcactttcagccttaaaatgctccaaaacttgagaacggcccagcctgaACTGAAAATTAGGGGGGGTGTATGGAAAGAGGGGTAGAGGCCCCATATCAAGGCGCGTTCCCAGAATTGGccgcggggggggggggggggggggggggggggggaccgcAGTCATGTATCATATGGACAAAGCAcattatttgaagattccttaaagTGCCCGTGCACCCCCtgtgtgtacgcgcctgatatCGACTGTATAATCTATAATCCCATGATCTGGTTGCACTCATTAAAAAGGCAAAATATAGAATTAAAACTTAGGCTTCTTGTTACCGTGATCTGTAAACAAGCGCGGAAGTCAATGGAATTAGCCAGGCATTATATACaacctgtacctgtacctgtTGCACTTTAGCTCCCTTAAGCCGTTTGCGGTTTAAGAGGTTAAAGGAGAGACAACCTGTCGTGCTCCAGTTCCTAGTGTCTAAGCGAACTTAAATTAATCAATGTTATAAATAAATGCGAGCTAAAGTCTTAAACTTTTAATAATGTTGTCTTGGGCGCACAAAAGACGTGAAAACTTCTCATATGACACATCGCACGACTGGTTTCGAGAGCTCTGTAACACTATCTCCGATAAACAAGAACAAAAGGTCGTCGCCAAGGCCAGAACGTGCCGACGACGTGTCACGTTTATTAGACTTGCAAATGATTTGAATCAAAACACCATGCGATGCATGGACGAAAGCAAAGCAGGCGATGCATTCGGGAGGAAGTATATGGCTCTTGCACTGTATCCGTCACGGCCAACATAGAAATGTGGAGTCGGGGGAGAGACAAGAAGCCGTGGATCGCACATCTAAAAGGCATAACTGGAAGTACATCGTGCTGATTTTGAGTCTTTTGTGCATCATCGGGTGCTTCATTTTCGCCTCTATGGGTTACACAATGAAACTTAATAACTGCGATGGGCCGCCAAAACAAGGAGAGGTTTGCCGGGAGAATGAGAAGTCGCCCATGTTTGAGCAAGCAAGGCAGTTTAGAGTCGCAGCGGCTGTATTATTTATCGCGGCGATGATTCTAGTCGTCACTGTTCTATGGGCCACAAAACAAGAAACGGATCGAAATCGACAAATGTCACGCAACCAGGCAGTCTTGGTGTCGGCAGTTACTGCGGAGGGCCTCTTGAAAACAGACGCCCCAGACCTGCCTCATCCTCATGTCCAAGTTCACCACACACTAGAGGAAGTCTGCCAGCTATGTGCCGATGAATCGCTGCCTAAGTACGAGACCGCTTTGCATTGTGCTTCGATTGGTACATCAAAGACGGCGAGTTTAACCCACAGTGGGCGAACGACCCCTGATATGGAGATAGACAATGACAGCTCGACGAATATTTCTGTATATGTACAAGTTGACGAGGATGAATTAAATCCCCCGCCAACGTACTTAGAAGCGATAGAAATGGATGAAATTGGTGAGATAGGAGAGGGCGAGAATGGATGAGTGCAAGGGGAAGCAATTGTAATGCTAACAAAGGATGTCACGCAAGCGATAACGTTGCTCCAAATACACTGGAGAAAACGTGTATTGTCGAATGCTGATGATGAAGCGTGATAAAGCGCGGTTTTATACGTTCAACTTTGTGCTTGACACGATGCTTACAAGAAAGCCTGGCGAATCACGCAACGAGAAAATATGTATCACGCATGCCTGTCACGCGTGACTGTGATTGGATTCGCACAGAAATATTCTGCTCTGCGCTGgtggtattattattattgcagagggaaagacaaaaaaacgCGTGGAGCGAAATAAAATGTCTATATATAATATTGATGAGTAAAACATTTTGTCACACAAGAAGGCGGTCACGTCTTGAATAAGCTTGATTTTATCAGAGCTCATAACAGGATTATTAATTGATCAGATTGATCAGCCTTAGTTAATTGGACTCTGTTTTTAGGGAGTTAGAATATGTTGCTTACAGTTGGTTTTCGACAgagtaaaaaaaggaaaataagttCAAGTTTATCTCAAGATCACAAACGAGAAAGTTGAAAAGTAAACAAAACGAATTCAGCGAGTTATCGGATAGTATAAACCCGACGTTGCTAATCGATAAAATTGATACTTGGCTTCATTTGATACTATTTATACTATTGATAATCAAAATTCAGGTGAATCCAATTAATGAAAATTTATATCATTTAATAGAAATCGATAACAGCTGATACAATTGATAATCATAATTCTAATTGATAGAAATTGAAATCTAATTGACAACTATTGATCATGAAGTCAATTTGAttgatataaataataaatatatataataaattgATAAAAAGTTATTTAAAGCTGTTGATATCAATTAATAGCAATTGATAACAGGAAAAAATGAGTGACTAGCCATTTATTACATTGATATTAATTATCAAATTTATCAATTGCCTTTTGATTACCAATTTTCATCAATTAGCTACGTCGAAAATTAACATATTTTTCGGAATCCGTCGAATTATCGGGTGGTGTTTCGTGGTACTGGGGTGGGTACCGTTGGTTTAAGCGAGAGGCAGTCATGGTAAATGAGGTATTTAGGACACAAGCTAGGCATACATCAACAATAATGAAATAAAGAAATTATTGGCgagaataaatatatatatattctaaaaaaactttgtttgtgCCTTACTTTATTTCACTTATTTTAATAACTCAATTTTATAGAGAAATTAAACTAAACTGACTGTAATACTCAGTCAGTTTAGTTATTCAGTTTGTACTGTAATTTGCTTATTCCCCCACCCTAACATACAAATCGATGAGTATACaagttttatttcaaataacagAACGAAGACAGATATCTGCTGATGTTAGCTAGCATCCGCATCTCGACAGTGATTGTCATATTTCCTCTGCAATATAACAGAAAGTACGAAAACGGTTACAGCGATTTTCAAAAATCTGCGAACTCCAGTCAATAAATTTCTGTTACAACCGCTTTCTGCcttccgtcattcaagctAATTTCAGCGTCTTGCGGAGAGGTGGCGTGATTGGGGAACTATTTCCATttgaatgacaaaaaaaaaatgacggaagccagaagCTATTAGAAATAGTCGGAAAGAGCTCGCAAAATATTGCAAACTACagtaaatataataaattctTAACACCTCCAAGCCTTTTGCTATAATTCACGTCTAAATCTAGGTCAATGAGGTAAGGTATTAACCCCAAGCATAAAAATGGCATAATAACAAGTTAAGGATGAAATGCAAATTTTGAGATTATTTTATGATGTAAATCACAAGAGATACAGGAGAGGAGCTATCAAAACCTTTCTAGAACAATTCAAATCCTTTGCAATCTTTCATCTTAGGTATAACTAAAATGTCTATATTTCATAGTCAGCTTAGCAATGGTCATACCTctttatataaaacaaaaggtTACCAAAAGGTTGAAAACTTACAGCAGAATCCGCAAGATCTCCTACAGTTCTTCTCCATGAATGACTTTTTGAAGTTGCAGTATCCATTGTTTTGAGCGAGCCATTCACACATTTTCTGGCCGAAACTATCCACACAGTCTGTAAAAGTGTAACCTTAATTAGGAGGTGTTCATTATACCCTGACGCGGGAAGGAGGATataagggagggggtagggCTCTTAAATTGGAGTGGGAATGAAGAGGAAGTTTCAAGACAGTAACGGAAGTAGGATGAAAAGAAGGTAATAgggagagagggggaggggagaaaaaGTAGGAAAGGAGAATGACAGAAgcagggtggggggggggggggggggagggtgagggAAAGAAAGAGGGAAAGATGGGAGTAGGGGCAAGAAGTGAATAAGAAGATAAGACAATCTCAAAtgaggacgaaacagctgtccatgttTGTCAAACTGCCGGTTAATAAATCTTTGCTCGCGTTCCGTcactggcccgactggtgccgatGTGTATAaagctaatgttttttttaaaattaagaaCCAGTGAAGATTGAATAAAGAGAAATCAGGAGATATGGAGGAGAGAGAAGGGTGATTAAGAAATGAACCCAGAGGGAAGATAGGAAAAGAGAGGGTTGGGAGAGGAACGgacaaagaagaaaacaaaatagagGAGAGAGAGGACGCAAAAGAAAGAGAAGATAACTTAAGGCAAATTGAGAGAAAGTTGGAGAGGGGTAGGGAAGGGAAGAGAAAAGGTAGTGGAAAAGACAGCTCTGGGAGAAGGGAAAGGCAGGAGGAGAGCAAGGACAGAGATTTAAGGTTAGAAGAAAGGGAAGGGATATGACTAAAAAGAGAACGGCACAGGGAACATAACATACCTTTCGTTGGAGATGAAGGCTTGGGGActaagaaaaacaaatgtttaagCACCACAATCAAATGTAATATTTGTTATGATGTTTTTCTAACTAAGATTAAGAACACGATCAATTGGtcattgattttatttatttgtgaaTAAACCAGTAATACAATCAGACCCTATTTTTCTGATCTACCGACAATTAAAAGCTCCTTACATTTTGGGTATGTCCGttattatcctttttttttggtaatcCTGTactaccaccccccccccccccccccccaaccaaCAATCAAATTTCTATTGGTCCCAAGCTGAGTTCAGTACGATTGTGTCACTCACCACAGTATCCACAGCTCATTCTACAATACACCAACATAAAGTTTTTGTTATCCTCGCAGAACCATTTGTCGTCACCGATAGCTTTCTTGCAGTCGGCGCTTGCGTACTGGTCCTTGCATTCTGTAGTTTGATGAATGCAAATTACAATGTTATTGTGGCGCGGGGGTGGTAGGGATACTATTAAAGTTATTGCTACTTCTTTATTTATCACCGCAAATTTTAAGGTTAGGGTTAGTACGGTCCTCACACTTCTTGTCTatgtttgggttagggttagtacGATACTCCAATTCTTGTCTatgtttgggttagggttagtacGATACTTCCTGTCTatgtttgggttagggttagtacGATACTTCCTGTCTatgtttgggttagggttagtacGGTCCTCACACTTCTTATCTATGTTAGGGTTAAGGTTAGTACGATACTTCCTGTCtatgttagggttagggttagtacGATACTTCCTGTCTATGTTTTCATGAAAAACAGTCAGGCGCGGATAGAGGAACAATTCTGATTATTTAACCCGAGAGAAAGAACATTCCTCAATTAACAGAATAAAGACTTGTACCTCATACTTcgccaatgtttttttttcttcttctattAATGTGTATTTGTTGACTACACtgttaaatttgtttttcaaatgGACTGATTAAGAATTTCTATACCGGGACGATAAGTTTGTAGTCTTTACAAACAACCAAAAATTTTGACATTGTCTCTGGATCCACGCCTGGTAGGACTAGTGAGAGATGGGTGGTATGAAGAGAGAATGTAGATGCAAGGATTTACAAGGGAAAGAATGTCATAGAATCATCCTTCCAAATATTCCCCCTCCAACCTCCCCCCTCACCCTTTTTTGTCGTGATGTACATAATCATTACATTATACCAATAAtgctataaaataatataatcatACTTATGTGTATAgctgacagagcaaaaaaatgagaagttttcccaaaataaggtctggtaaACTTCGGTTAGCTTGAATTTTCGCATTGAGgctccttatgttatgtaaaccaccatatcaaaaagtatttttttttctaatggattcgtcttcgagatatgaggcttgaagtgcaattgtcaaatgttcaaaatatgaattctccttgtttttagggagaagtcgggctctgatcagaaattaagccaactttgctcgctaatttCTAAATGTCATGTcctctaaatttctttaaaatttggaattaagcttttggtcagaggaactccatGTATgcgaatcttgagcttatatattgagaattggaaaatttcatgccatttttccCTCTGTATAGCTATGAAAATATCATAGCTAATGTACTATATATAGTGTCTAGGAATAACATGAGGATTTCGAGTCCTCAtgaatgaaaaataaagaacgATTGCAAGCATTTCATCGAAGTCAGCAGTAAGAAAAACCTTTGCCCTAAGAATAATTAGCCTCGCGCAAGTGGAGCTGAAAATGGCGCTTAGAGCACTCGGGTGACAGCTAACGGCCAACATTTAATTATCCATCCACGATGGGCGGGATTTTTGAAGCAAAACATGCATTTACCAAtaaaccttaaaaaaaaaacgaataagtAAGCTGGAGTGTTTGACTGCTATGTATTACTAATACAGACAAAAAGAAAGTTGGTCAAACTTGTTTGCTTTCTCGATGATTTAAAAGGTTTGAAAATTATATCCATTTTTAGTCACGCGTGCCTTTCGTTAACGAGTCGCTATTGTGACTTTTGATTTCTTTAAATTCTGCACACACAACCACAACTTTGTCCTTGTCTTAACcttaggggtggaccattagaAATTTGGAGAGGGAGGCTGTCAATTTTTTTgtgcctgttttttttttcgttggcCCGGAGTGTGTAGGATTTGTTTTACCAGAAAGGCTGTGCAAGTTAGTGCTTGGATTtctgcaattttttttaagaatcgGTCATGCacggtctttttttttaattgccacccccctccccaaatttctaatggtccaccccttaGATCAATCATAACCAAATCAACATCAAAGTGGAGCCTTTAAGCTACTCTCACCGAGAAAATACTGATTAACACAAAGCCAGCAATTAAATAAATTTCGGATTGTTTCCCAGCTTTGTGTTACTGTTGATTTAATTACGTTGAGTTAGTTGAGTTAGTACGTATGTGTCTATGGTTTGGCGTCTGGAGCTTTTCGGCGCTCTCATTGAGGCGTCCAACGGCCGCAGTAACTGCGAAATGGTTTCCGTTACCAAAAGCCAGTCGCTACtcgaaaacgaaaaaaaaaggtacacTTGTGACTAAAAACGGATATAACTGTTATTTTCCCCCATGCTCATACCGTCATCGTTCTCTAAAGGCATCGAATGAGCAGCGTCAAAGCACAACACGAGAACTACGAAGAGAGTGAGACGCATCATGACGAGGCTTTGTCAATGGACACGAAGTTGCACCAGAATAAAACGGTTTTCAAAGATATCGATATTTAAGAGCTCCCAAGAACCACATGGTAGGCCAACCAGAAAACAACGTCTCATTCTCAGCTTCATTGAATACTGTATGATAATGAATGCAACCGCCATTTTCACGCTCCGAGAAGCACCCGTTCCTTGAGTAAGtaacgcagctgctttgtctcctattatctttgttctacaaaggagttctcttgtctctattcttttcgttctttgtgtcgaggtgcggatattgttcatctgcccaatcaaattgcagcttgtaagagctgcgtactgatcCTGTTCCTTGTATCCTCATATTTTACTGAGGATGACTCGTTCCTTTATTGCGATGAGAATATGTGTTATTTTCCTGTTTTCTGTTTCTATAGAATATTATAATATTTAACCCGAAAACACGAACGGGGGGCTTCTAACATTGTTAACCACCCCAaagcagcggcgtagccaggattttcaacaggggggaaggggggtacAAAAGATATCGATTTTCAAAGATATCGACATTGAGCTCCAAAGAACCACATGGTAGGCCAACCAGAAAACAGCGTCTCATTCTCAGCTTCATTGAATACCGTATGATAATGAATGCAACCGCCATTTTCACGCTCCGAGAAGCACCTGTTCGTTATATCCTGATATTTTACTGAGGATGACTCGTTCCTTTATTGCGagccccctaggccaccccctggctacgcccctgcgaATGGAGAGGCGTGTTAGTACGTCAGCCAAACGCAAAGGCTGAAGGCAATTTAGCTGTGACTTCGCGCAGAATGCTATTGTCTTTAGTGTCATCTAGCTTTCTCGGGGATAACGAGATGCGTATCACATGCTTGGTTGCACTTTAACGAGAACGTGTCTGATTGGCTATTCTTTATGCCAATCAACTAACTAAGGTGTCAGAAGAGCTGTCGATCAACGGCTGAATTAGTTAACTAGGCACAATGAAGTTTAATGGGGCTGAAACCTTACCCGATGTCTATAGAATTTTAAATTAGACAAGAGGTAGACTTACCTTGAAGGATAATTGTAATTCTCAGAGCCATACGGAACATTATGACCTTATTATGCGCAAATTGCCACGTTTTAAAGAAACCATTGTTATGCAAATTAACATGGTATAAAATCCCGCGTACAGCAAGACCATGCCTCTTCTTCTTGagtgtaacaaaaaaatacaccaTAGTTGCCATCGAATGGAGGGTGGGCCACAGACAGCTAGACTTAGTGGCGCAAATGAAAAGGGTGGGTACCTAATAAGGTCACAATGTTccatgtggggaatgggtatgtttactgggcatgtagggaatgggtatgtttactgggtatttggggatgggtatgtttactgggcatgtagggaatgggtatgtttactgggtatgtgggaatgggtatgtttactgggtatgtgggggatgggtatctttactgggtatgtgggggtgggtttgtttactgggtatgtggggaatgggtatgtttactgggtatgtgagggatgggtatgtttactgggaaTGTGgtgaatgggtatgtttactgggtatgtggggaatgggtatgtttactgggtatgtggggaatgggtatgtttactgggtatgtggggaatgggtatgtttactgggtatgtggggaatgggtatgtttactgggtatgtggggaatgggtatgtttactgggtatgtgagggatgggtatgtttactgggtatgtgggggtgggtttgtttactgggtatgtggggaatgggtatgtttactgggtatgtgagggatgggtatgtttactgggtatgtggtgaatgggtatgtttactgggtatgtgagggatgggtatgtttactggttATGTgagggatgggtatgtttactgggcatgttgGGAATGGGtttgtttactgggtatgtggggaatgggtatgtttactgggtatgtagggaatgggtatgtttactgggtatgttgggaatgggtatgtttactgggtatgtgaggaatgggtatgtttactgggcatgtggggaatgggtatgtttactgggtatgtgggggatgggtatgtttactgggtatgtgagggatgggtatgtttactgggtatttggggatgggtatgtttactgggtatttggggatgggtatgtttactgggtatgtggggaatggctatgtttactgggtatgtggggaatgggtatgtttactgggtatgtggggaatgggtatgtttactgggtatgtggggaatgggtatgtttactgggtatgtggggaatgggtatgtttactgggtatgtgagggatgggtatgtttactgggtatgtgggggtgggtttgtttactgggtatgtggggaatgggtatgtttactgggtatgtgagggatgggtatgtttactgggtatgt
The DNA window shown above is from Nematostella vectensis chromosome 15, jaNemVect1.1, whole genome shotgun sequence and carries:
- the LOC5500990 gene encoding uncharacterized protein LOC5500990, which encodes MMRLTLFVVLVLCFDAAHSMPLENDDECKDQYASADCKKAIGDDKWFCEDNKNFMLVYCRMSCGYCVPKPSSPTKDCVDSFGQKMCEWLAQNNGYCNFKKSFMEKNCRRSCGFC